The following proteins come from a genomic window of Gimesia chilikensis:
- a CDS encoding DUF4175 family protein, with translation MSHSIRAQLEHLHQKIRQLIWLNGVCWGLTILLALGLLAVALDWSLNITDPAIRLILGLSIGAALVSTVWKRLLIPLKTPITDLDLALKIEKRYPALKDSFSSSIEFENQPAAHYAGSAQMRQAVIQESYQRAAQINFLELIDTHPIRKVMISAALLCLLVSGLAILHPRQVMLGFQRLILPFSAPEWPQSVELLILDENLVPIETSPGNPYQVVEGQTFQFFVENRKGAPPEDLMLEYQNSQQSQLRPQIYSEPLRIVSVPDTATGVERDLGTGSLVVSSKTLKLRAVGGDDTSMPWLTIESVPPTTIKLEKVTLTPPEYSQQKETSLPAGIGHFKALVGTRVQIAASSNKLLKSVALRVKDQPPKSVQLDQDRRHFTTEFTVTEPGTYSYWFDIENDQGFRPPSPDRYEITAVLDALPEVFLEKPDTDLQVTPDAQIPLAVAIRDDLGIASALIRYQKSSREESLSRALRTDRPTETFPLGFQSQQPATDVIIKENWNLAELSLEEGDRIIFRAEATDFFQPIISGETESGVKTDPHTGSSISRVLTIVSPDYKSNELVNRHAQLLEELTRVLKDQRLLNTEIKDVQHQLERVGQARTQELDTIKQVEMDQKRVASQLASPRTGLEPRAKELLQELEWNRLQDPGMQQRLTELSTELSRLNQELFPQIQEQMTQARKKLQSSVDQAPESKDDQKQKPAAGKQTSTDQAPAKKSDRDAEPLEALTRAEQGQRQVIDRLGTMLQSLSQWQKTRDLVSELDEQIAQQSEIQEQTTELAKRTITRSFSNLNLQDQADLEKLASRQERQSDQFKSFRDLLDNIQAESKANSQTDQFEKQAALDFLRKQSLPEKMRQTADRLKQNQVGQAIQEQQQIQESMQKLKDIFENQAEESPDQLIKKLKQSEQELSQLKQKQQDLLQKLKTAAQDTNKSELKKELEQLAKQEQALKQQLDQLENQLQKLSLHRASDSVRRASQRLSKVNDSLSQGQTGQAEQEMRESLDDLEQAQRELASRRQELEETLAFEEFTKLESEIESLIERQQAVITETNRLETVRKERGRWSRGQLKSLRQLAEAERDLQNQTQTFVDKMAAAPVFGLAIRKVRDQLEIAVIRLEERLTDEETLAAETGAQNRLKEILAILKYRKSMPNQESGDGTPSQQMPTDQIPLVAQLRLLKLLQEELLQQTTRFNESVDQQKELTPEQQELRKRLSRDQADLAELSQELMSLFIGSQSDESEPLPETVP, from the coding sequence GCCCAGATGCGACAGGCCGTCATTCAGGAATCCTACCAGCGGGCAGCCCAGATCAATTTTCTGGAACTGATTGATACCCACCCGATTCGCAAAGTTATGATTTCGGCAGCCCTGCTCTGCCTGCTGGTGTCGGGTCTCGCGATCCTGCATCCCCGGCAGGTCATGCTGGGCTTTCAGCGTCTGATACTCCCCTTCTCCGCTCCGGAGTGGCCTCAGAGTGTGGAACTGCTGATTCTGGATGAAAATCTGGTGCCCATCGAAACCAGCCCCGGCAATCCGTATCAGGTTGTGGAAGGACAGACGTTTCAGTTCTTTGTCGAAAACCGCAAAGGCGCTCCGCCCGAAGACCTGATGCTTGAGTATCAGAACAGCCAGCAGTCCCAACTCCGCCCGCAGATCTATTCTGAGCCGCTGCGAATTGTTTCGGTCCCCGACACCGCCACCGGCGTGGAACGCGATCTGGGAACCGGTTCCCTCGTGGTCTCCAGTAAAACACTCAAACTGAGAGCGGTTGGCGGCGATGACACCAGCATGCCCTGGCTGACAATTGAGTCGGTCCCCCCGACCACCATCAAGCTCGAGAAGGTCACACTCACTCCCCCGGAATATTCGCAACAGAAAGAAACCAGCCTGCCCGCGGGCATTGGTCATTTCAAAGCGCTCGTAGGAACCAGGGTCCAGATCGCAGCCAGTTCGAATAAATTGCTCAAATCGGTCGCGCTACGCGTGAAAGATCAGCCGCCTAAATCTGTGCAACTGGATCAGGACCGCAGGCATTTCACAACTGAATTTACCGTGACGGAACCAGGCACCTATTCCTACTGGTTCGACATCGAGAACGATCAGGGATTCCGTCCTCCCTCGCCCGATCGATATGAAATCACGGCGGTCCTCGATGCGCTGCCCGAGGTCTTTCTGGAAAAACCCGACACCGACCTGCAGGTCACGCCCGACGCTCAGATCCCATTGGCGGTCGCGATCCGCGATGACCTCGGCATCGCCAGTGCATTGATTCGCTATCAAAAATCGTCACGCGAAGAATCACTCTCACGGGCACTCCGTACAGATCGTCCCACGGAAACGTTTCCACTCGGATTCCAATCGCAGCAGCCGGCTACGGATGTGATCATCAAAGAGAACTGGAACCTGGCAGAGCTCTCTCTGGAAGAAGGCGACCGGATCATTTTCCGCGCGGAAGCCACCGACTTCTTTCAACCAATTATATCCGGGGAAACCGAAAGTGGTGTCAAAACTGACCCGCATACCGGCAGCAGTATTTCGCGTGTGCTGACGATTGTCAGCCCCGACTATAAATCAAACGAGTTGGTCAACCGTCATGCACAGTTACTGGAAGAACTGACGCGTGTGCTCAAAGACCAGCGACTGCTCAATACGGAGATCAAGGATGTGCAGCATCAGCTGGAACGCGTCGGTCAGGCACGCACACAGGAGCTCGACACCATCAAGCAGGTCGAGATGGACCAGAAGCGGGTCGCTTCCCAGCTGGCCAGCCCGCGTACCGGCCTGGAACCGCGCGCGAAAGAACTGCTGCAGGAACTGGAATGGAACCGTCTTCAGGACCCAGGCATGCAACAGCGCCTGACGGAACTAAGTACCGAGCTCTCCCGGCTGAACCAGGAACTCTTTCCGCAGATCCAGGAACAGATGACGCAGGCCCGTAAGAAACTGCAGTCCTCTGTCGATCAGGCCCCCGAATCAAAGGATGACCAGAAACAGAAACCGGCTGCCGGAAAACAGACATCAACGGACCAGGCTCCCGCGAAAAAATCAGACCGTGATGCAGAACCACTGGAAGCCCTGACCAGAGCCGAACAGGGACAGCGGCAGGTGATCGACCGGTTGGGTACGATGCTGCAGTCACTCTCACAGTGGCAGAAGACCCGGGACCTGGTCTCCGAACTGGACGAACAGATCGCACAACAATCCGAAATTCAGGAACAGACCACGGAACTGGCCAAACGCACGATCACCCGTTCGTTTTCCAACCTGAATCTGCAGGACCAGGCCGACCTCGAAAAACTGGCCAGCCGCCAGGAACGACAGTCAGACCAGTTCAAATCCTTCCGTGACCTGCTGGATAACATCCAGGCGGAATCAAAAGCGAATTCCCAGACCGACCAGTTTGAGAAGCAGGCGGCCCTTGATTTCCTGCGGAAACAGTCGTTACCCGAAAAAATGCGACAAACGGCAGACCGACTCAAGCAGAACCAGGTGGGACAGGCGATCCAGGAACAGCAGCAGATTCAGGAGTCGATGCAGAAACTCAAAGACATCTTTGAGAACCAGGCAGAGGAATCTCCCGACCAGCTGATCAAGAAGCTGAAACAGTCCGAGCAGGAACTCAGCCAGTTGAAGCAGAAACAACAGGACCTGCTGCAGAAACTGAAGACGGCTGCACAGGACACGAACAAGTCAGAGCTGAAAAAAGAGCTGGAGCAACTCGCCAAACAGGAGCAGGCACTCAAGCAGCAACTGGACCAGTTGGAAAACCAGTTGCAGAAACTGAGCCTGCACCGGGCCTCCGATTCAGTTCGCCGTGCCAGCCAGCGACTGTCTAAAGTCAATGACTCCCTGAGCCAGGGACAGACAGGTCAGGCCGAACAGGAAATGCGCGAATCACTGGATGACCTCGAACAGGCCCAGCGCGAACTGGCTTCACGCAGACAGGAACTGGAAGAAACCCTCGCATTCGAGGAGTTCACAAAACTCGAATCGGAAATCGAGTCCCTGATCGAACGTCAACAGGCTGTGATTACCGAAACCAACCGCCTCGAAACAGTACGTAAAGAACGTGGCCGCTGGTCGCGGGGACAGCTCAAGTCACTCAGACAGCTCGCGGAAGCTGAGCGTGATTTACAAAACCAGACACAAACCTTCGTCGATAAGATGGCAGCGGCTCCGGTCTTTGGACTGGCGATTCGCAAAGTTCGCGATCAACTGGAAATCGCAGTGATCCGACTGGAAGAGCGACTCACGGACGAGGAAACCCTGGCCGCAGAAACCGGTGCCCAGAACAGGCTGAAGGAAATTCTGGCGATCCTCAAATATCGCAAGAGTATGCCGAATCAGGAATCAGGCGACGGTACACCATCACAACAGATGCCCACCGATCAGATTCCACTGGTGGCCCAGCTGCGGCTGCTCAAACTGCTTCAGGAAGAACTCCTGCAGCAGACGACTCGCTTTAATGAATCCGTCGATCAGCAGAAAGAGCTGACACCCGAGCAACAGGAACTGCGTAAACGTCTCTCCCGGGATCAGGCCGACCTGGCAGAACTGTCGCAGGAACTGATGTCACTTTTTATCGGCTCCCAGTCTGACGAATCAGAACCATTACCCGAGACTGTCCCATGA
- a CDS encoding FadR/GntR family transcriptional regulator produces MKTDSSQNTMATRLAEQIRTRIAEEQLPAGHVFMTEGQLAEEYQVSRTIVREAVSRLRALGILDGKQRKGLVVRRPDLVQLLSESLPLLTVSSHERDELKLLRYVLEIGAIELAVKNATESQMDQLDALVAEMQSCLEDQEWERSVELDLAFHSLVLEMTGSKYVAGMQQILAEYFHSLPEIDRLDSGRSARIVWEHAELASAIRRQDREHARVLIRQQFEDLI; encoded by the coding sequence ATGAAAACCGATTCTTCGCAAAATACGATGGCGACCCGACTGGCTGAGCAAATCCGTACGCGCATCGCTGAGGAGCAGCTGCCGGCGGGCCATGTGTTTATGACGGAAGGGCAACTGGCTGAAGAATATCAGGTTTCAAGGACGATCGTCCGGGAGGCTGTCAGTCGCCTGCGTGCCCTGGGGATTCTGGATGGGAAGCAGCGCAAAGGGCTGGTCGTGAGGCGGCCGGACCTGGTTCAGCTGTTATCGGAAAGTCTGCCGCTGCTCACTGTCTCATCGCATGAACGTGATGAACTGAAATTGCTGCGGTATGTATTAGAAATCGGTGCGATCGAGCTGGCGGTCAAGAATGCGACGGAATCACAGATGGACCAGTTGGATGCGCTGGTAGCTGAGATGCAGTCCTGCCTGGAAGATCAGGAATGGGAGCGATCAGTTGAGCTGGATCTGGCGTTTCACTCCCTGGTGCTGGAGATGACCGGTTCCAAATATGTCGCCGGCATGCAGCAGATTCTTGCGGAGTATTTTCATAGTCTGCCGGAAATTGACCGCCTGGATTCAGGTAGATCTGCACGGATCGTCTGGGAGCATGCGGAACTGGCCAGTGCCATTCGCAGGCAGGATCGGGAACATGCCCGCGTGTTGATCCGACAGCAGTTTGAGGATCTGATCTGA
- a CDS encoding HpcH/HpaI aldolase family protein, with amino-acid sequence MRISRVKQKLNQNKPVLFTQLHLLDPSVFELTSLMGFDGIWMDMEHHTYSVETANQLMRAARIGSSDILARPANGEFMRLGRMLEAGAQGIMYPRCSSAEEAAEVVKWSKFAPLGKRGFDGGNPDMPYCTMPMGEYIQQANENTFIIIQLEEQAAVDQAEAIAAVPGVDALMLGPGDFSILEGFPGQFDHPRLQAAIDAIAAAAANQGKHWGMPTFNTEHAQVLLSKGARLLFHMADIIFIKNGLELMQQQFSQIGFTFDNQLNKPATAYLEGKSDEQQASR; translated from the coding sequence ATGCGAATCAGTCGCGTCAAACAGAAACTCAACCAGAATAAACCGGTCCTCTTTACCCAGCTGCATCTGCTAGACCCCAGCGTCTTTGAACTGACCAGCCTGATGGGCTTCGATGGCATCTGGATGGACATGGAACATCACACCTACAGTGTGGAGACCGCCAACCAGTTAATGCGGGCAGCCCGGATCGGAAGTTCTGACATTCTGGCCCGGCCGGCCAACGGCGAGTTCATGCGACTGGGACGCATGCTGGAAGCGGGTGCCCAGGGCATCATGTACCCGCGCTGCAGCAGCGCAGAAGAAGCAGCGGAAGTGGTGAAATGGTCCAAGTTTGCCCCTCTGGGAAAACGGGGATTCGACGGCGGCAATCCGGACATGCCTTATTGCACGATGCCGATGGGTGAGTACATTCAGCAGGCAAACGAAAATACATTTATCATCATCCAGCTGGAAGAACAGGCAGCGGTCGACCAGGCGGAAGCCATTGCAGCAGTCCCGGGAGTTGATGCACTGATGCTGGGGCCGGGTGACTTCTCGATCCTGGAAGGCTTCCCCGGACAATTTGACCATCCACGCCTCCAGGCTGCCATCGACGCCATTGCTGCCGCCGCCGCAAACCAGGGCAAACACTGGGGCATGCCGACCTTTAACACCGAACACGCACAAGTACTGCTCAGCAAAGGTGCCCGGCTGTTGTTCCACATGGCGGATATTATTTTCATCAAGAATGGCCTGGAACTGATGCAGCAGCAGTTCAGCCAGATTGGGTTCACGTTCGATAATCAGCTCAACAAACCAGCCACAGCCTACCTGGAGGGCAAGAGTGATGAACAGCAAGCTTCCCGATGA
- a CDS encoding aminotransferase class III-fold pyridoxal phosphate-dependent enzyme: MNSKLPDDKTLFDQQLKQFIPPGSFDAHAHFYRPQDAIAGLPSSAENAQGFSGWQEYCDKQEPWMGSLRPSAGLFFAIPNPKLERDGANEYVLNQIKDQPGSRALLLVTPADDPAEVEAKIKAGPYSGFKVYHVYADRPDTLEAEPQEFIPEWAWELSEQYSLAIMLHMVRARAVADPVNQSYIRNRCLQYPNAKLILAHAARGFCGNHTTEGIASLRGLDNVFFDTSAVCEAQPFEAILREFGTTRLMFGTDFSVSELTGRCVSIGDGFLWLGDQNVNWETSKFAQPARVGLESLLALKQACHTLRLNDADVERIFGTNARQMLGIQTASPQNQTQETYRRAKQLIPGGTQLLSKRPEMFAPDCWPGYYREASGCEVIDLDGRKYHDLATSGIGSCLLGYRDPDVTDAVVRRVQLGSMSSLNAPEEVELAALLTELHPWSDQTRFCRTGGESMSIAVRIARASTGRDEVALCGYHGWSDWYLATNLPRKSAETGTTLDKHLLPGLEPAGVPMGLAETTHPFTYNDIDALKQIVKERGSKLAAVVMEPTRYTHPEPGFLEAVREICDECGAVLVIDEITTGWRLTLGGAHLHYGIEPDIAVFAKALGNGHPIAAIIGRRSVMDAAENSFISSTYWTEGVGPTAALATIKKMRSVDVRQHINQIGEAFRAGWSELGARHQLPVKVFGHAVLLHHTFDHPQAAELGTLFTIRMLDHGFLTGSGFYPTLAHEQRHVDAYFQAADAVFAELKQALDQDDLMARLSTPIRHSGFARLTPSPKS; this comes from the coding sequence ATGAACAGCAAGCTTCCCGATGACAAGACACTCTTCGACCAGCAACTGAAGCAGTTTATACCCCCGGGCAGCTTCGACGCCCATGCCCACTTCTATCGCCCCCAGGATGCTATTGCTGGACTGCCCTCCTCTGCTGAAAATGCACAGGGCTTCTCCGGCTGGCAGGAATACTGTGACAAGCAGGAACCCTGGATGGGCTCGCTCCGCCCCTCTGCGGGCCTGTTCTTTGCGATTCCGAATCCCAAACTGGAACGGGACGGGGCCAACGAGTACGTCCTCAATCAAATCAAAGATCAGCCCGGTTCGCGTGCCCTGCTACTGGTCACCCCCGCAGACGATCCCGCTGAAGTCGAAGCCAAAATCAAAGCAGGCCCCTACAGTGGATTCAAGGTCTATCATGTCTACGCCGACCGCCCAGACACCCTGGAAGCGGAGCCCCAGGAATTCATACCGGAATGGGCCTGGGAACTGTCCGAACAATATAGTCTGGCTATCATGCTGCACATGGTCCGCGCCCGTGCTGTCGCAGATCCAGTCAATCAGAGCTATATCCGCAACCGTTGCCTGCAGTACCCCAACGCAAAACTGATCCTGGCGCATGCCGCCCGTGGCTTCTGTGGTAATCATACCACCGAAGGCATCGCCTCTCTGCGCGGTCTGGATAACGTCTTCTTCGACACCTCCGCCGTCTGTGAAGCGCAACCTTTCGAAGCCATTCTCCGCGAGTTCGGCACTACCCGCCTGATGTTTGGAACCGACTTCTCCGTCAGCGAACTTACGGGACGCTGCGTGAGTATCGGCGATGGCTTTCTCTGGCTGGGGGATCAGAACGTTAACTGGGAAACATCCAAGTTTGCCCAACCGGCGCGTGTGGGACTCGAATCCCTGCTGGCCCTCAAACAGGCCTGCCACACACTCAGACTGAATGATGCCGACGTCGAACGTATTTTCGGCACCAACGCACGGCAGATGCTGGGCATCCAGACTGCCTCCCCGCAGAATCAGACCCAGGAAACCTATCGACGTGCGAAGCAGTTGATTCCCGGCGGCACACAGTTACTCAGCAAGCGTCCCGAAATGTTTGCCCCGGACTGCTGGCCCGGCTATTACCGGGAAGCCAGCGGCTGCGAAGTGATTGACCTCGACGGTAGAAAGTATCACGATCTGGCGACGTCCGGAATCGGCTCCTGCCTGCTGGGCTATCGCGACCCCGATGTGACTGACGCTGTCGTACGACGGGTGCAGCTCGGCTCCATGAGTTCGCTGAATGCCCCGGAAGAAGTCGAACTCGCTGCACTGCTGACGGAACTGCATCCCTGGTCCGACCAGACCCGCTTCTGTCGCACCGGCGGCGAATCGATGTCGATCGCTGTTCGAATCGCCCGCGCCTCGACCGGCCGCGATGAGGTCGCTTTGTGCGGCTATCACGGATGGAGCGACTGGTACCTGGCCACCAACCTGCCCCGCAAGTCAGCCGAAACGGGAACCACTCTCGACAAGCACCTGCTGCCCGGCCTGGAACCGGCGGGCGTTCCCATGGGACTGGCAGAGACGACACACCCTTTCACCTACAACGATATCGATGCCCTGAAACAGATCGTGAAGGAACGCGGTTCAAAACTGGCTGCTGTCGTAATGGAACCCACGCGCTACACTCACCCCGAACCAGGCTTTCTGGAAGCGGTTCGCGAGATCTGTGACGAGTGCGGGGCGGTGCTGGTGATCGATGAAATCACCACCGGCTGGCGACTGACGCTGGGCGGCGCACATCTGCATTACGGAATCGAGCCTGATATCGCCGTGTTTGCAAAAGCACTCGGCAACGGACACCCGATTGCAGCCATCATCGGCAGGCGGAGTGTCATGGATGCCGCCGAGAACTCTTTCATCTCCAGCACTTACTGGACCGAAGGCGTCGGTCCGACAGCGGCGCTGGCGACCATCAAAAAAATGCGGTCTGTCGATGTCCGTCAGCACATTAACCAGATCGGGGAAGCGTTTCGTGCCGGCTGGAGCGAGCTGGGAGCACGCCATCAACTGCCCGTCAAAGTCTTCGGGCATGCAGTTCTGCTGCATCATACGTTCGACCATCCTCAGGCTGCCGAACTGGGGACGCTGTTTACGATTCGCATGCTGGATCACGGTTTCCTGACCGGCAGTGGATTCTATCCGACACTCGCCCATGAGCAGCGGCATGTCGACGCATACTTCCAGGCAGCAGACGCCGTGTTCGCCGAACTGAAGCAGGCACTTGACCAGGATGACTTAATGGCGCGATTGAGTACTCCGATCCGACACTCCGGATTTGCCCGGCTGACCCCCAGCCCGAAAAGCTGA
- a CDS encoding ferrous iron transport protein A has protein sequence MTLNEIVKGQIARITNITGEDAISIRLMEMGLIDGEQIQLLGKAPLGDPLEFAIRGYRLSLRLNEARCVEIELV, from the coding sequence ATGACGTTAAACGAGATCGTAAAAGGCCAGATCGCACGCATTACCAACATTACCGGTGAGGATGCGATTTCCATCCGGCTGATGGAGATGGGTTTGATCGACGGTGAGCAGATTCAGTTGCTGGGAAAAGCGCCTCTGGGTGACCCGCTTGAATTTGCGATTCGTGGCTATCGACTTTCTTTACGTCTGAACGAAGCCCGGTGTGTCGAGATTGAACTCGTTTAA
- a CDS encoding sigma-70 family RNA polymerase sigma factor — protein MSITTSSSDQNSGETFTSLLEQERLRIFGYIRTLVPHNSDAEDVYQHVCLTLWNKFDEFDQERDFFAWACGIVYFTVCNFRRSNQRDRHYFSQELIETMSQERMQHLSNYNLRLELLQDCFYSLSQADQDLLIHSTQEKQSIKEFACKAGKTVQTLYNRLSALRRELAQCVKRKLKQEGSLR, from the coding sequence ATGTCCATTACGACCTCATCTTCGGATCAAAATTCCGGAGAGACCTTTACATCATTGCTGGAGCAGGAGCGATTACGAATATTCGGTTATATTCGTACGCTTGTACCCCACAATTCTGATGCCGAGGACGTATACCAGCATGTATGCCTGACGCTCTGGAATAAATTCGACGAGTTTGATCAGGAACGCGACTTCTTTGCCTGGGCCTGTGGAATTGTATACTTCACCGTCTGCAACTTTCGGAGAAGTAACCAGCGTGATCGGCACTATTTCAGCCAGGAGTTAATTGAAACGATGTCACAGGAGCGAATGCAACATCTGAGCAACTACAATCTCAGGCTGGAGCTCCTGCAAGACTGTTTCTACAGCTTGAGCCAGGCGGACCAGGATCTGCTGATCCATTCCACCCAGGAAAAACAATCGATCAAGGAGTTTGCCTGCAAAGCGGGTAAGACCGTGCAGACACTCTACAACCGTCTCAGCGCACTCAGACGTGAATTGGCGCAATGCGTCAAACGAAAACTGAAACAGGAGGGAAGCCTGAGATGA
- the feoB gene encoding ferrous iron transport protein B, which translates to MINSPATSQKKMTVAIIGNPNTGKSTLFNLLSGGHAHIGNFPGVTVEKKVGHVHWEGRELDLVDLPGTYSLAPRSIDEMVAVDVLLGRQKQVDRPDAIICIADASNLERNLYLFSQIMDLTIPVILVLNMYDLARSRGIEIDAAGLSKKLNVPVICTEAHHGVGIADVKQAILEIEPGRQHTAQQLFPENFYAERKLLQEKLKNEENQTPPDFLVDRLLLDVGGYVEAYFEDHTQNGLIDQLHESRTRLKESGCVVPAMEARVRYAWAREQLSGVLTHPQDHQETVSDKIDRWLTHPVLGFLFFFLLMFFVFQSVFTWAGPAMEYIESGQGIVEETAQALVGPGPLRSLLVDGVIAGVGGVLIFLPQIVILYFFIAVLEDSGYMARAAYIMDRLMRSLGLSGKSFIPLMSSFACAVPGIMATRVIENRHERLTTILVAPLMSCSARWPVYTLFIAAFIPNIVYFSIAGSPLVSLQGIVLFAMSSIGALIAIPVAWFLKRICFKGEVAPFVMELPGYKWPSPRHVFYRVYNRAKSFVVKAGTLIFATSILIWAAGYFPGDHTEQFKVETRLETIDASLAELETQIADAEVLEPAAVKGLQAQQAELSAEQEILAEKQNQISSQLVENSFLGQAGHFIAPVVKPLGWDWKIGVGVIASFPAREVIISTLGTIYSLGGDVGEDDEGLIGSIRSATWPDGSKVFNIPVAVSIMVFFALCAQCAATLMVMRRETNSWFWPAVSFTYMTTLAYLGALVCYQVGMLLI; encoded by the coding sequence ATGATCAACTCCCCTGCTACCTCACAGAAAAAAATGACGGTTGCCATTATCGGTAATCCGAATACCGGTAAAAGTACTCTGTTTAACCTGCTTTCCGGCGGACATGCTCATATCGGTAACTTTCCCGGAGTGACCGTCGAAAAGAAGGTGGGGCACGTACATTGGGAGGGACGTGAGCTGGATCTGGTTGACCTGCCGGGTACCTACAGTCTGGCTCCCCGTTCGATCGATGAAATGGTCGCTGTCGACGTACTATTGGGACGCCAGAAACAGGTCGATCGGCCCGATGCGATTATCTGTATCGCGGATGCCTCTAATCTGGAGCGCAATCTGTATCTCTTCAGCCAGATTATGGACCTGACGATTCCGGTAATCCTCGTACTAAATATGTACGACCTGGCCCGCTCGCGCGGAATTGAGATTGATGCGGCCGGTCTGTCAAAGAAGTTAAATGTTCCCGTCATCTGCACGGAGGCGCATCATGGCGTCGGGATCGCCGATGTGAAACAGGCGATCCTGGAGATTGAACCCGGTCGCCAACATACAGCACAGCAACTGTTTCCCGAGAATTTTTATGCAGAGCGGAAACTGTTGCAGGAGAAGCTGAAAAACGAAGAGAATCAGACGCCACCCGATTTTTTGGTCGATCGACTGCTGCTGGATGTCGGCGGCTATGTGGAAGCTTATTTCGAGGATCATACTCAGAACGGCCTGATTGATCAGCTGCATGAATCCCGCACCCGCTTGAAAGAGTCGGGGTGTGTAGTGCCCGCGATGGAAGCCCGTGTGCGGTATGCCTGGGCACGGGAGCAGTTAAGCGGCGTACTCACACATCCCCAGGATCATCAGGAGACAGTATCCGATAAAATTGACCGCTGGCTGACTCACCCGGTCCTCGGATTTCTGTTCTTTTTCCTTCTGATGTTCTTTGTCTTCCAGTCAGTCTTCACCTGGGCTGGTCCCGCGATGGAGTATATCGAATCAGGTCAGGGTATTGTGGAAGAGACAGCCCAGGCACTGGTCGGTCCCGGTCCCCTGCGTAGCCTGCTGGTCGATGGTGTGATTGCCGGGGTGGGAGGAGTGCTCATCTTTCTGCCGCAGATCGTGATCCTCTATTTCTTCATCGCCGTTCTGGAAGACAGTGGTTACATGGCGCGGGCTGCATACATCATGGACCGCCTGATGCGCAGCCTGGGGCTGAGTGGGAAGTCGTTTATTCCACTGATGTCGTCCTTTGCCTGTGCCGTCCCCGGGATCATGGCGACCCGGGTGATCGAGAACCGTCACGAACGTCTCACGACAATTCTGGTCGCTCCCCTGATGAGTTGCTCGGCCCGCTGGCCCGTTTACACTCTGTTCATCGCGGCCTTTATTCCGAATATTGTTTACTTTTCGATCGCAGGCAGTCCTCTTGTCTCATTGCAGGGAATCGTGCTGTTCGCGATGTCCTCGATTGGCGCCCTGATCGCGATTCCAGTCGCCTGGTTCCTCAAGCGGATCTGCTTCAAAGGAGAAGTCGCTCCCTTCGTGATGGAACTGCCTGGTTACAAGTGGCCTTCTCCCCGGCACGTGTTTTATCGTGTGTATAACCGGGCCAAGTCCTTTGTGGTCAAAGCCGGAACGTTGATTTTTGCTACATCGATTCTGATCTGGGCCGCCGGATATTTCCCGGGCGACCACACCGAACAGTTCAAAGTGGAAACCCGACTGGAAACCATTGACGCTTCACTGGCAGAGCTGGAAACACAGATCGCTGATGCGGAGGTACTGGAGCCGGCTGCCGTCAAAGGCCTGCAGGCACAGCAGGCCGAACTCAGTGCAGAACAGGAGATCCTGGCGGAGAAACAGAATCAGATCAGCAGCCAGCTGGTAGAAAACAGTTTTCTGGGACAGGCAGGACATTTTATCGCACCAGTTGTCAAACCGCTGGGCTGGGACTGGAAAATCGGGGTAGGGGTTATCGCATCCTTCCCCGCGCGTGAAGTGATTATCTCGACTCTGGGGACGATCTACAGTCTGGGTGGTGATGTGGGCGAAGATGACGAAGGGCTGATCGGTTCCATTCGATCCGCGACCTGGCCCGATGGCAGTAAGGTCTTCAATATTCCGGTGGCGGTCTCCATCATGGTCTTCTTTGCCCTGTGTGCGCAGTGCGCTGCGACTTTAATGGTAATGCGTCGCGAAACCAACAGCTGGTTCTGGCCGGCCGTCTCCTTTACATATATGACCACGCTGGCCTACCTGGGAGCACTGGTCTGCTATCAGGTGGGAATGTTACTGATCTGA